The segment TAAGATCCAAGAGAACCTTGTTGTTCCCTGAAGTATCAGGGTTGTAGCGCGAACGCAAAGAGCCCTTTAGGTCATATATTCTTGATACCTTCCTCTTGAAAAATAGGTTTTCCATGACCATTACATCCATCTTCAGCTCCTTTCCATCTCTCAAATTCTTGGCAGTGATCTAGTGCATAAATGCACAGCTATGTTCATTATGCAATCTCACAGGATTTGATAAACACAACACCAGTAACAAAGTAGTAGTAACACGAACCTGGTAAAGACCAAGGACTTTAGTGAGGCAAGTTGGGCTCCCAGACGATACAGAGTCTGTCAAATATTTGAAGTAATCAACAGCATAATCCTCAAATGAATCTAATTCTGTCCGGGTCACTTGCTTTATCACAAATCTGTCATCCAGTGTTTTGGCAAAGTAGACATTACTCTTGCCACCTTGAGCACTCCATCTCTTGCAGCGACTTAAGGAGCGGATATAGTCTAGCTCATCTGGACAGCACTTTCTCCTGATTGCATCAAACTGCTTTGCAAAATAACATGTCACAGAAAATTTTGCTTTATCAACAGAATATGAGTCTTCATCCTCAAAAGAAACAGTTAAATGGTTATCCTTAGAGTCATTTCCAGTTGTAGGTTGAGGCTGATCAGAACCATAATTCAATAAACTAGATTCATTATTCTGATCCAGAAGTGGCAACAAGAAGCTGCGGTATTCTGGGATAGTCATGGCATGGGCTATCATGCTAGATGGTTCATCATCATAAATTGGAACAATAACATTTGAATCATTTTGTGACAGTAGCAACCGACTCTCGCCATCAATCATACCAGAAAGTGACAGCTTGTTCAAGAATGTTGGTGACAGGCCCTTACCAGTTCTCTCAATAGCTTTTGGGGGCCTTTGAGAATAAGATCTTCTTATACTAGCATTTGAATCATCAACATTTCTGGAACTGACAGCAGAATCGAATGATTTGATTCTAATTGGTGCTATAACCTTCTGGTATGCAGGATCATCCTTCAGACTAGCAGGTACAAATGAAACTGCCTCCACGCTACTTGATGAATCCTTAACAAACTGACCAGAACCAGTCCATGCTAAGTCAATTCTGTCAGAAAGATTGGAGGCAGAAGATTGTGATTTCTGCAAAAATTTTCCAGCTTCTAGTTCAGCCAGCACTCCTTCACTCTGCATTTCACATGGGCCTGGGGCAAAGCTGATAACAGTTGAGCCAGAATGCATGGATAGATCACCCATAATGTTGGTTTCCAAACGTGAAACACAAGTGTTGGTTTGTTCCATCATAGGGGATGATGATTTCACTGAAACTGCAGCCACTTCCAACATACTTGGTTGATTCTGTTCTAGAGAATTCTCAACATTCAAATGTTTACCAGATGTCACATCCTTTGACTGTTCTAATAAGCTTTCAGTAAGCTTCTCAGAACATTCTGCATCATTTGGCACAGTACGACAGTTTTCTTTTGTGAGGGAGTGCATCATGTACAGTCTGCGATCCCATACGTGAATATCAAGTACAAGCTCTCTCCTCAGGCGATTGAGCTCTAGAACATCTATATATGGTTCAAATGTCTGCAAGTCATCTATGATAGAAAACCCTGATACGACCTGAAAAAGTAAAGAGCAATGTTCTGGTCTTTAACTATCTTTTCGATAGCAATCTACAAGACAAATAGAAAACTTTGTACAGTTCAACAGCAATCTATAAAACAAGTAGCATTTGAACTTACGTCATACTTCTTCCACTCAACTTTAACCAACTCTTTAAGATCGGCAACATGTTTATGCAAGCCTGACTTCATACCAATGTTCTGGTCTTTAACTATCTTTTCGATGCAGTCAAGTTTAACAACAATTTCCTTATACAGATGTTCCTTCCTAGCGCATACCTGCAAGTTAAGTCATAAAAGCTTAGCAAGGGCAATACATCTCCCAAAATGATGCCAATGGGTTGGCTTCTAGAACCAATTTAGACAAGCTTAGATAAAACTAACACAAACATACATCAacagcttctttgataacccaATCTTGAGCTTTTGGATAAGCAAAGTCCAGTACTGAGGATGGCAAGTTGACAGAAAGAATGTCTACTGGTGAATAACGGAAGACAGCAACCATGCTCCCAAGCCTGTTTGATTGAGAATGCGAACTGTTATGTTGGTTATTATTAGATAAGAAACTGAAGAGTATACAATAAGAAGCTACAAACCCATAAAAACGAAGGCAGTCCCTCTGGAGGGAGTGTCCACAGCAGGCAATTCGATTGGCTGTTGTGTGATTTGAAAAGCTAAGTTCCAGAAACTTCCCAAAAGATAATCCGCGTGCTGCATCCGACATGACTATCCTTTGTGTGGCTGGGGGAATTCCATCTTTTGGTTTGCACCTGAGACACCTGTGCCACATCCATACCTTCCCATCAAGCTCCCCAGGTAGCTTGACAGATGGAAGAGTTCTGACACTGATTGTGAGACTGCCttgttgatgagtgtaacaTCGCACATGAGATTCTGCAGGCTCCTTGCAAGATTCGCAGCATGAAGTCTGAAAATATAGGGTGGATGAAAATTAATAAGGTACTGTAAAGCCTATAATAGTATACTAGCAGATTATGGGTGACAACGCAACTACCTGAACAAATAAATCTTCACGAAAATACCTTCCAAGTGGCTTATCAAAAGTACCGTAGAACTTTATTCGAAATAGCTGAGATTGCTTGCATACAATTCCTCTCAGAGGGCATGCAACTGACAAGGAAACCAAAATGCTCTGTGGACTGTCAGATGTTGGAAAATATTCGTTGTGGTTCCCATTGTGATCACGTATTGCTACAGAATCTTCATCTGAGATATGATTCCAACCATTATCCAAGTCAAGGAAGTCACTATCAACCTTTGACATTCCACCACCTGCTTCATCTATGTGACCATTAtggggaaaatataaatttccTGGTGTCCTTTTTCTCACACTGGCAAGTGAATTTTTAGGTGTCTGAACAGGTGGTATACAGTTGCCATACATTGAAGCTTCTGTGGAATAAGGGTATACCTTAATGGTTCCACGAGTATATTCTTCTTGACTTAAGTCGGCTCTTGAATGACAGTGTGCATGTTCCTCGTGAATTATGTCATCTCTTGAATGAGATTGATTTGTAGAACCATTAAGGCAAGGCATGATGCACCCACTTCCAAAAGTTTCCCCTTCAATGGTTTGAAATTCATTCAAATTCTGCTGATAGTATCTTGAGGAAGAATTCTGCTTCTCAAATTGAAGATCTGAGGGGACTTTTGGAAGTGTTGCACCCTCATCAGCAAGATATGAGGTCTCAAGTGACAGGTGGTATGCTGCAAATAAAGCATACTGCACAGCAAGTTTGACTTTCTTTAACTCTTCATATGACTTTCCTCTTAGAAGAACCTAGGAAAAGCATGCCATTTTTATCAGATATGACATGATCATAGTATAAATAAAGGCATAACTTTTATCCTATGTGACATAATCACAATATAAAGAAAGGCCTTCAATTTTCGATCAACCAAATAAAATCATATCGTTGAAGGTGTAAATGCATGCCATTTTTCAGATATGGCTAATCACAATATAAAGAAAGAGACCCAAAATAGTAAGTTCCAAATATAGTAAATGATTAATCGACTATTGAAACAAAGCATTTGCTATTCACCAAAGAAAATCCATTGCAATGAACAATTGCACATAATACCTTCAGGTGTAAAATAATGGACAGAAAAGACAAATGGCAGAAGAATTTAAACTATTTGGGCCATAAAAGCTATCTTTGTCTTGGAAATGCAATTAGATAATTTGATTATTACCGTGCACCCCAAGCGTCTTGGACAACCATCAAAAAACATCAGTGTCTTGACCGTTTTTTTGTTTGAGACCTTTGGTGATGAACATTCTGTAACTTTCTCAATCCAGAATGTTTGGCATTGTCCGACTCCTGTAGAAGTGATATTTTCAACAGAAGATGCAATTTGAGCACCTGTGCAGCGAGATATTCTTTCCAGAAGTGATCTCTTGACGTTCAATACTAAAGAGATATCTTTTGCAAGAAGCTGTTGTGCATGCAATGGCACACTTTTCTCGACTAGCAAGACATGTGGGCGTTGAGCCTCTATCTTTGCAACAGCATTCTTAAGATACTCCTTCTCCTGTACGCATTGCATTTGAAATCAATATTAAGAACATATTGAGATAAATCAGCATGAACATGTAACTGGAAAATGATGATATGACCTGTTCAAGAATGCTGTTTATTGAAGCTAGTTTGTTCGTGACTTTCTGGTATTCCAGTGCTCCTCCCAAAAGAAGCAACCTAGGGTTCTCATGTTTTGACACCATGCGTTTatgttttacattcttagaacagACAACACCTTTAATGAAAGCACTGCAAACAGTTGAACAATCATTATTTCATGTAATTCTTCAGTACAAGTTGTAGCCAAAGGGCATACCTATCATTTGGATTTCCTGATGCTACGCATTTGACTTTGACATAGTCTGTGGGATCCATGCTACCACCCTTGCTCGTGTCTGGCCTGACAAAGGTAGCTGCTTGCCAAGCTAATGAGGCCACTATGTCTGGCCAGCCATCCACAGGATCAATGCCATGTCCTAGGAGCAATTGGGACACGAGAGCCCTGAAATGCCCATGTAAAGCACTCCTCAAGAACTCTTTGTGAGATATACTATGTTTCCCTTTGATCCCTAACGAATCATAATCATCATtatcatcaacatcatcatcgcCGTCGCAATAATCATGGTGAACATGTCCAAAGACCTTCCCAACACAAACATCATTGTCATCGTCCTCATCATATTGAAAAGTACCATTTTCATCCTGAGGTGGTGGAGGATACCAGATGTGTCTACTCTCCAAATCAATTGGTTGCACATCATCTTTCCTCTGTTCATCATGATGCTGAGGTGAACTCATAAAACTAGAATCAACATCATCTGATCCCCGGCAAGAATTCCAAGGATAGCTAGGAGAATGGCAACCCCTCCTTGAGGGAGGACTCATGTCTCCTACTCCCAATTGTTTGAGAGGACTATCTAATGGGCTCGAAGTCCCCAACCGGAAGGTATACATCCTACTAATACTTGTGCTCATTGAATCCGTATCAGAAGTGTCTTGAGAAAACTCACTCTGTGGGGAAAAGTACCGATCCATATCCTCACCATCTTCACACCCAATGCTCCTGCATCCACTTATTTCATTCAGTGAAAAGTCTATCAACAAGTTATCCCCTCTAAGCCAAACAAGAAAGTCAATTGCTCACCTTGGGGTTGAGCACCGGAGAGGACCAGGCGACGACATGCGCCGCCAAGCAGCCAGCCTCGGCGCAGGCGGCGTACAAACACGCTCTGGTGGGGACACTGGAGGCCCGTTGTCGCCGAGCCCGCGCTGCTCCACGGCACCCCCTCGGCCTCCGTTAATAGGCCGAACGCCAAGGCCGCCGTTGTCCGTCATCGCAAGCACAGTCACCCAAGAATCGGACTTCTGCGCGACGGGCACTCCCATAAAAGCCCCAGAACAGCTAAAAAAGGCTACAGGAAACCCCAAGTTGGAAGTTCTTGATATCTTTCTAAACTCTACACCAAAGCCACCCAAAAATCACGGGACACAGCCAAACCAAACCGCAAACCTACGATTCGTTAGAGGGGAACTAAAAGGGACCCCGGGAGGCGCCTAATCCTAGCGTTTCTTGGCTCCTGTGCAGACGAGGAATTCCGTCGAGCACGTCGCGCGCGAGAAGGAAACATGCTTCAAAGCTCTCCAATCCAGCAGAGATGGAACTAGGTTGGAGGTGGCGAAGGACGAGGAGGGCGAATGGAGCTTGGAAGTTGAGTTGGGGAAGGAGGGGGCAGTGCCCATGTGGGAAGGAGGAAGCTTGTGCGAGTCCGGGAATGGAGGTAGTTATAGAGTAGGGGAAAAGGTGATCGGGgagaagaaggaaaaaaaatgttCGGTGGGTGCTCCAGATTTTCTTATCGTTTTCTCCTTCCTCTTAATTCCTTCGTTTCTTATTTCCTCTTTTCTTTccccctttttattt is part of the Sorghum bicolor cultivar BTx623 chromosome 10, Sorghum_bicolor_NCBIv3, whole genome shotgun sequence genome and harbors:
- the LOC8061524 gene encoding putative 1-phosphatidylinositol-3-phosphate 5-kinase FAB1C, translated to MGVPVAQKSDSWVTVLAMTDNGGLGVRPINGGRGGAVEQRGLGDNGPPVSPPERVCTPPAPRLAAWRRMSSPGPLRCSTPRSIGCEDGEDMDRYFSPQSEFSQDTSDTDSMSTSISRMYTFRLGTSSPLDSPLKQLGVGDMSPPSRRGCHSPSYPWNSCRGSDDVDSSFMSSPQHHDEQRKDDVQPIDLESRHIWYPPPPQDENGTFQYDEDDDNDVCVGKVFGHVHHDYCDGDDDVDDNDDYDSLGIKGKHSISHKEFLRSALHGHFRALVSQLLLGHGIDPVDGWPDIVASLAWQAATFVRPDTSKGGSMDPTDYVKVKCVASGNPNDSAFIKGVVCSKNVKHKRMVSKHENPRLLLLGGALEYQKVTNKLASINSILEQEKEYLKNAVAKIEAQRPHVLLVEKSVPLHAQQLLAKDISLVLNVKRSLLERISRCTGAQIASSVENITSTGVGQCQTFWIEKVTECSSPKVSNKKTVKTLMFFDGCPRRLGCTVLLRGKSYEELKKVKLAVQYALFAAYHLSLETSYLADEGATLPKVPSDLQFEKQNSSSRYYQQNLNEFQTIEGETFGSGCIMPCLNGSTNQSHSRDDIIHEEHAHCHSRADLSQEEYTRGTIKVYPYSTEASMYGNCIPPVQTPKNSLASVRKRTPGNLYFPHNGHIDEAGGGMSKVDSDFLDLDNGWNHISDEDSVAIRDHNGNHNEYFPTSDSPQSILVSLSVACPLRGIVCKQSQLFRIKFYGTFDKPLGRYFREDLFVQTSCCESCKEPAESHVRCYTHQQGSLTISVRTLPSVKLPGELDGKVWMWHRCLRCKPKDGIPPATQRIVMSDAARGLSFGKFLELSFSNHTTANRIACCGHSLQRDCLRFYGLGSMVAVFRYSPVDILSVNLPSSVLDFAYPKAQDWVIKEAVDVCARKEHLYKEIVVKLDCIEKIVKDQNIGMKSGLHKHVADLKELVKVEWKKYDVVSGFSIIDDLQTFEPYIDVLELNRLRRELVLDIHVWDRRLYMMHSLTKENCRTVPNDAECSEKLTESLLEQSKDVTSGKHLNVENSLEQNQPSMLEVAAVSVKSSSPMMEQTNTCVSRLETNIMGDLSMHSGSTVISFAPGPCEMQSEGVLAELEAGKFLQKSQSSASNLSDRIDLAWTGSGQFVKDSSSSVEAVSFVPASLKDDPAYQKVIAPIRIKSFDSAVSSRNVDDSNASIRRSYSQRPPKAIERTGKGLSPTFLNKLSLSGMIDGESRLLLSQNDSNVIVPIYDDEPSSMIAHAMTIPEYRSFLLPLLDQNNESSLLNYGSDQPQPTTGNDSKDNHLTVSFEDEDSYSVDKAKFSVTCYFAKQFDAIRRKCCPDELDYIRSLSRCKRWSAQGGKSNVYFAKTLDDRFVIKQVTRTELDSFEDYAVDYFKYLTDSVSSGSPTCLTKVLGLYQITAKNLRDGKELKMDVMVMENLFFKRKVSRIYDLKGSLRSRYNPDTSGNNKVLLDLNLLETLHTKPIFLGSKAKRRLERAVWNDTSFLASVDVMDYSLLVGIDEERKELVMGIIDYLRQYTWDKQLETWVKATGFLGGSKDVLPTIISPDQYKKRFRKAMSKYFLALPDQWSP